The segment GCGCACCAGCCGATCCCCGGCGAGGACGCCGTTGTTCTCGGCAAGGTGGTCGCCGTCCTGCGCGCGCTCTGAGCGCCCTGCGCCGCCCGACGGGATGACTTCCGCGACACGGCGCACCCGGCACCTTCACGGGCCGGCAGGAACGCCGGCCAGTACCAGAACGACGACGGGACCCGAATTGACCCGGATACCAGGAGCAGGCGGTGGCCGCCCGCCTCCGAGTCGCCGAAGACCGGCCGCACCCCGTGCAGCACCTGCGAGAGCGCACCGCCAAAGCGCACGGGGCACACCCTGGGCGCCGGCGGCAGATGGAAAGGCGGCGCGATCTGCGGGCTATGCAGTTTCAGCGCGAACGGAGGACACCGGCCTGGAATCACCGACCGGGAGCGGATCGCGACGATAGAACATGACCATCACCTCGGCCTGAACCTGGCACGCCCGGCACCCGGTGCACGCCGAGATACTGGCGGCTATGACGAACACCCCCACACCCGCCCCGTTTTCCCGGATCAAGATCCGGACCGGGGCGCTGGTGTTCTGCGGCGGCGACGTCGCCCTCATCTGCCGCGACCGCGCCGACTCCGTCCGCTACACCCCAACTGGAGTACGGGCGGGTTCCCTGAAGGGCTGAGCGGCGCGTCGTTCCATTTCAGCTGGCAGGAGGCTCGATGGGCTCCTGTATCAGCCTCTCCAGATGTTGGGCCGTTCTCCTGAACTTCAGGACTCGCTGCTGTAATTTCAACGTCTATGGCAGATCCCGGGACGCGCGTGCTCTCCCTCGTACCGCCGCCCAGCGAACCGTCCTCCGCAGAGGCGGAGTTGCGATCACTGCCTCTCGTGGGGTCGAAACCAGATATGCGGCGCCTGTAGACGCTGGCGTCGCACATACGCTGATCAGCGGGAATGTTGTGGTCGGTGTGGCGCGGGGCCGCTTCCCCTGCGGAACGGTCGATGCCACGACTGCACTCGGCAGCGCCTACAGCTGGGACCTGACACCGACGCCTCGACCTGGCGGCAACTTCGGTTTGCCGGACCGTCCTTGGCGAACGGCAGCACGATCCGTCGCGAGCACCTTGCGGATCGCCTGGAGTTCAGTCCGCCAGCGGTACTTGAAGGTCAGGCGACGATCTTTGAGATGGAGCGGGACTGGCGCCCGCTGGCCGGAGCCCTGTTGCCGACCCCACTACCGTCGGTGAAGGCTCTGCTGGCGGACTTCGCCCGGTACGCCACCGAGCACCGCTGGAGCCAGAAGGTCCACGAGCCCACCGCTCGGGTTCTACGAGTGGCCGCCACCTGGCTGGGCGCCGAGACCGTCTTCCGCGAGGATGAGGTCCGGGCGATGCACCGCGTGTGCGGCGGCAAGGGTCGCATTCGCGGGCTTGTCAGCTTCCTAGACCAACGCCAACAGCTCGTCCCCTCGCCGCCGCGGCGCGAGACCGGCGAGGCATTCGTCCAGCGCACCATCGCTGCCTGCCCTCCACGCATCAGCGACGAACTCGGCACGTGGGTCGGGGTCTTGCGTGGCACCAGCAGGTCCCACCACCGCGTAACCAACTACGCCACCCTGCGCCGCTACCTCATCTACCTGGCCACGCCACTCGCTGACTGGACCACCCGCTACACCACTTTGCGCCAGGTGACGGAGGCTGACGTCACGGCCGCTGTCACCGCGGTCAAAGGCCCACGCGCCCACGAGCGCGCTGTGGCGGTCCGGTCGCTCTTTCGAGCCCTGAAACACGCCAAGCTCGTCTTCGTCGACCCCACCCGTGGACTCCGTATCACCCGTCAGGAACTGCTGCCCACAACCCTGGCTCCCGACCGGCTGGCCGGGCTCTTGGAGACCAGCTCCAACCCCGCTACCCGCCTGGTTCTCGCACTGGTCGCCCTCCACGCAACCAGCGGCACCGAACTGCGCAACCTCGTCCTCTCCGACGTGCTGCTTACCCGACGGCATCTTCTGATCCGCCGCCCCCACTACCGTCACGTCGTCCACCTCGACGACACCACAGCTGCCCTACTGCATGCCTGGCTCCGCTACCGCCATCAGCGTTGGCCACGCACCGTCAACTCGCACCTTCTGGTCACTCAACAGACCCCCAACGCGACCGATCCTGTCTCCGCCGACTACGTCTACAGGCGCCTCGATCCCGCCGGTCTGACTCTGCGCGCAGTTCGCGCCGACAGAATCCTGGACGAGGCCTGCGAGACCGAAGATCCCGTCCACCTCGTCCGTGTCTTCGGAATCTCCATCACCACTGCCATGAAATACATCCACACGGCCCACCCTCAGCGTGGCGGCCCAATTCCTCCATGACAGGCGGGTGACCCTGAACTGAACCGAGGCTC is part of the Streptomyces qinzhouensis genome and harbors:
- a CDS encoding site-specific integrase; its protein translation is MANGSTIRREHLADRLEFSPPAVLEGQATIFEMERDWRPLAGALLPTPLPSVKALLADFARYATEHRWSQKVHEPTARVLRVAATWLGAETVFREDEVRAMHRVCGGKGRIRGLVSFLDQRQQLVPSPPRRETGEAFVQRTIAACPPRISDELGTWVGVLRGTSRSHHRVTNYATLRRYLIYLATPLADWTTRYTTLRQVTEADVTAAVTAVKGPRAHERAVAVRSLFRALKHAKLVFVDPTRGLRITRQELLPTTLAPDRLAGLLETSSNPATRLVLALVALHATSGTELRNLVLSDVLLTRRHLLIRRPHYRHVVHLDDTTAALLHAWLRYRHQRWPRTVNSHLLVTQQTPNATDPVSADYVYRRLDPAGLTLRAVRADRILDEACETEDPVHLVRVFGISITTAMKYIHTAHPQRGGPIPP